The Anopheles stephensi strain Indian unplaced genomic scaffold, UCI_ANSTEP_V1.0 ucontig65, whole genome shotgun sequence genomic sequence CAAAAGGGCGTTTATGTTCAAGAGACTCAAAAGATTCCGCAGAAGAATATAGGAATGTAGTCCCCAGAGGTACACTATTACGAAAGGGTTCCCGAAATGAAAATCATTAATCATTGAAAAGCACAGTTCCATTCAATATTAACATCTTCAACCGTTAACATAGATGCCCCTAATAATTCGATTCGCATTGCTCCGATTGACGACGATTCGATTCGTCATTGAATGGGGGAGCTTCTAGTTCGTTCCGAAGCCAGACAGACAAGGCAGGCCTCCAAAAAAGTCGGTcattcacaaaaaaagcagTCTATAACAACGAAACCACACCGCGTAACAGTGACGGAGCGTCGGGTAGGGCACGTGATAAAATGAGGtcaaaggaaaggaaaagagTGCTCCACGACTCATCACTCAACCCCGTCGAGCAGTgtgataaacaaataaaaattcgTTACGTCCTGATTCCTGACTCCCTTACGCTCTCCCTATTTCCCCTCAATGTCAGCATCGAGCTGTAGGGTTCACTTCCGGTAGTTGTTTAATGTAGGGAACCATACATTTGCGGTGGGTAAGGACCTCCCGGGAGCCAAACAAAGGCTTGAACTTGTCAGGAACGAAACGGAAATTGAGGTCGGAACGTATTACTGATGGAGTTGTGTTTTCCCCCTTCTCTTTTCGGGTTCTCTAGAACATGCCAAAACACCACACTTCACACTCTCcggtgcatcatcatcatcatgtgaGTAGCTTAGGGTGACTTCTCCTAAAAGGGAAAGGATCTGATTGCGATTTCTTCAACTCAATTCAGCCACCTCCATCCTGCAATGATCATCTGGCGCACTCGATCGATCTGGCCACTACGCTCCGGAGCGAGCTGGCCGCGTCGACCTACAAACGCGATCGTCTTATGGCGGAACTTTCCGACGTGAAGAGTTCCCTGTGCGCTAAGGAGGGTGAGTGCGAGTCGCTCCGTGCTCAAAGTGCCCGGCAGACCTCGCTTATCGGCTCGCTACAGCAACGACTTGCCGCGGCCGAACAGCGAGAAAAAACGCTTCACAGTCGCAGTGAAACGGTGGTCCACACGCTCCACCGTGATAAGGGACATCTGGAGGACAAGATTAAGGACCTGAGCGGGAAGCTCCATCGGTTGCAGTGTGAGCTAACGAAGGAGGAAGGTCTACGCGATCAGGCACGCTGTCAGCTGCAGGATctggttcgtcgcttgtgtCTAGTGCTCGGAGTGGACGTTTGCGATGGTGCACATCTAACGCCGGAATGTGTCCTTGCGAAAACGGGCGAAACTGTGTCGGAGGTGCAGAGACTTCGAGCAAAGTTGGCCGGCACCTGCGAGAACCTTTCGTCAACGGAATCGGAGCTACTGAGCACGAAGGCGGCCGCATCGGCTGAGAAGACGCGTTTGCACACACAGATCGAAGGATTGCAGTCACTGTCGCAAGGGCTGGAAGGTCGCTGTCGACAGGCGGAACGTGATCTGCAGGTGACGCGCGATCGGTTGGCGGAGTGTGAAGTTAATGGCGATAAGTTGAGAGGTAAATCGGATTCGGTCGAGTTAAAGAAGGCCATGGATTGATCGCTATTCTATGTTTCCCATCAGAGGAGTTACGAGGATTCGAGTCACGCTGCTGTCGGTTGCAGAATAGTTATGATCGATTGCAAACCGAGCGTTTACAGTTCCTGCGCACGATCGCCACGATCGTGGGTGTCAGTGAGCCGTGTGAGAATAACTTGCGGGACAAAATCCGAGACCTGACCAACCACAACCAGGCGTTGCATGATGTAAGTATGATTCAGGGGTAGATCCATTGATTGGACATTGATTGATCGTGTTGGGACTTTCAGCAAGTGTCACAGCTAAGAGAGCAACATCATCAGGAGGCAGCGAAGCATCGCGAGCATCAGGAATCTAGTGCCTGTCGGTTGAAGAGTGAGGAGCAGCATCGGATGAATCTCGAGGAGAGGCTGGAAAAAGCTTGCCACGAGCTCCAACACTTCCGATCGGAACACACGACGGTAAGAGCGAGAGGCCAATGTCTCCCTGTCTAGAAGCTAACATTTGTTGATGTATTTCAGTTGAGTGAGTACTTGTTGCGACTGGCGAGAGCTCTCTGTTGGAGTGAATGTACGGAACCACCTGCCCCGGGAAGTGACACAACGATCCTCAGCGAAACGTTGCTGGAGCGTGCTGAACGACTCGCTAACCATCACGAAAATCATGTCCACGGGACGTGTGATAAGGTAAGTGACTGATCAACTGATACTGGTAATCTCCAAAGGGATCATCATTGCCATGATCATTGTTACAGAACTGTTGGGAGGCCAtcaaccatcaccaccatcatcatcactcgTCGCATTCCCATTCGGCGACAAAGCTTCGCCGCGAGCGTTCCTGCACCGATCTACCGCTTAAGGAAGTATGTCCTGCTGCTTAAAGTCCTTCTAGCGATCGCTATGCATCTCATCCATGTTCATCTCATTGTAGAGCTCCACACTGTACCATATGCAGCGCAAGGTGCGCGTACTGAAGGAACAGATCCAGCGACGCGATCTCCATCTCGAGTTGCTGAGGCGCAAGATCGCCCTGCTGGAGGATAATGCTAGAGGGAAAGCCACGCTACAAGTACACTGCCCATTTATTCATTAATTGCACGCTATTTCGTTAAAGGTGGCTCGTCCTTTCGTCCAATAATTGGCTCTTTTGTCGCTGTTTTGCAGACCGAGCGTGATGAGGCGATGCACAAGGCAAGGAAGAACTCGAAGCAAGCCGAACGTACCACCCAACAGTTGGCCGAGGTAAAGGCTCAGCTGGCGGAAGTGAAGCTACAGCTGACGGAAGCCTCCGAGTACAAGATTACCGCGCTCGAGCGTGCGAGGAAGTGTGATGAGCTACAGGCCCGTCTGTGTGATTTGGAGACGGAGCGAGAACGGTTGGTAGGACAACTGGCAGCGTATAAATCGCGTGCCCGGTCAGCGGTAGAATCTTCGCACGATCGGCGAGTACGAGACGAGCATGCGATGTCGGTAAGTGACCTCTCCTCGAGTACGATCTCCAAATATTGCTTGAGGCGTTGAGTATCGCCTTCTCTTTGCAGCATCTTCGAGAGGAGCTGTCACGTGTGAAATCGCAGCTGGCAGACACAAACCACCGATTGTCGCAGCTGCAGGTCTTCCGGACATCGGTCGCTAAGTTGCTGCACGTGTCGGACTGTGCCGATTCGGACATACTGCAGAAGCTGCAATCGGTGTGTAGCAGCAGCcatgctcatcatcatcaccaccatcggcACCACAGCGCATCCAACCTGTCGCGCAGATACGATTCTTCCTCACCGACCGGAGGGGACACCCACGTGTCACGGTACGACGACATGTTGGCGGGAGTTGGTGCTGGAAGTGGTGGTGGAGCTGGCTCACAGTCGCACGGTTGTCGGCCGCTCAGTTCCAGCCCGGTGCACAATCGGCGATACATTGATTCGGGCTTCAACGATCACGACCATCATttcgatgatgattatgatttcCACAAGAAATATTAGAGCGCTCTGGAGAATCGGGGAGAATCCaccaaaaaataagaaaacagcCACACAGTGTGTTCGACGAGACGTTGTTGTTCACTGCCCGAgacgaaagagaaagagaaaaaaacggtccaaaaatgtgtttcaatttaaaaaagagaaataaagtTATATTGTTTTTGGCGAGATTATACAGAGCCTTTGTTGTgattttagtttaaaattgaaaGAACTTGTTGTTGTAAGTGAATGTGTGCGAATAAACTCAAGAGCAGTGAAATAAGCGTAAGGTTTAATCTCACACATAGATGGCGCCAGCGGTattggtgaaatatttcaaggcaGTTGGCATTTTTCAATTTAGATGAAACTGAATTATCGTATTCGTATGTTTTGAAtcacttttttgttgggatTATGTAACTTACGCTGTTTCTTGcctttacaaataaaataaataaatgatgctCTTGGTGATGTCCATTCAATGGATTAATATTCATTAATAATAACCACATCACTTCACTCTAATTTGAAAGATGTCGAAGTGTCGTTGAACAACTTTGTATTAACACAATCTAGAGACCTCAAAACCAACCTTCGAGTATAAAGCATCCATCAATCTCAAAACGCAGCAAGCCCCGAAGTGGACACCGAAAAATGCACGCAGAAAACCGataaacacactcacaaaaaaacggcTCTCGTTCGAAACAAACCTGTTCTGCGtgcatttttcttcccaaGAGCCTTCCAACGAGTCAGAAGACAGAATGAcacgtgttttgtgtgtgtgtggcccgtttttttttgctaaagaaAGAACTCTTCATCATAACCGCTCAACAGCGGCGGCATTCGGCGGGGCCCGGGATCAGTTTAGTATTGAGGAAACTGATACATGATGTTGCTACGGTGAGAAGAGCCCGAAAGATAAGCGAAACACTTGCCCCGGAGAGCATGCAGCAATCAACCATGGCGCGGGCCTTTCGAAATCGGGAAATGCAGTTCCGCGGCCGTTGCAGGTGGCCGGTCCCGAACAAATCGGCGGTCATGTTCAGGGTGATTCAGGTTTCACAGTTTGCGAATCGAGAAACACCACTGACGTGATGGCTGGCGTTGGCCGCCTGGAGGCCATTGTCCTCGTCCTCGGTTTCGGAGTTTTTTGCCACGTGGTTTTCGAGAAATCATCCCGTTTGACATCACGGGGAATGCTTTTTTAAAGGGGAATATTTGAGATATGATTTAATCTTGGTcccaagacacacacacatgtgttgCGTGGGTCGTTCAACCGTTAGTTGTCTttttgagagagaaaaagaaactacAACACCAAAAACCGACATAATATAGTtgcgaaaagaaagaagactTGTGCACCCATCCAGACACAATGCAAAAGAAACGACATAAAAACTCACTTCAGCATATTAAACCCGATGAAGCGAACGTCTCGGTGTTCGATAGTCTGGGCCGGGGTAATCGAAACGGTTTTTCGCACTGTTCTCCAGAGGCACGAAAGACGTAAGGGGTAGGGCAGGGGATGAAGCGATACCCGGACGAACCTGTCGATAGCAACATTTGCCATGTGCCCGGGCAAAACAATCGCATACGTCGACGACGATGCCGACGAGGACGGCTTGCCACCCGCTTCACTTCGATCACAACATTCGCCGTTCGTAGCATTTTTCATAAGAAAGTTTTATCTCAGCCACAGCCTCGAAACCTTCCAGATGTCAACAGAAACGGGGATGGGGTGCTTTGTTGGTGGCAGCAACACCCGCATCACCAGCAGCTTCTCCTGAAGAATTGTGACAGCGTTAAGCAATTCAGCATCTTACGCGGAGGTGCTTTAAAACCGATCGATTCGAACGTTCCCAATTGGGTTGTGTCCCGTAAACTGTTCCTCAAACAACAACCCTAAAAATATAGCCAAAACTGACATAAAATAGTTTGAGTTTTAGTATCTAGCTTTGTTCTCAAAAGTATTTAACAGTCGAAAGCAGAGGCGAACAAAACGCAACAAAGATACACCGGTCTGAAGGGTTGCGAGCCGGCTGTAACCGGTTTCCATGACACTTTCGTCCGAACGGGACATCCACACGCTCTTCTTGTTGTCAGTTTTCCTCTCCAAATCTGTTCGGAGGGGTGGTTTATTGACCGTGGtagtgtttttccttttgtgggggtttgttttgttttcattcgttTGGCTAGCTTTTCCTTGTTGCGTGTAAGTTTTTCGCAAAGAATGCGGTTTTGAAGACAGGATAATGTAGTAGACATTTGAAAGGAGATATTGAATGGGAGATAGTTGTGCTGAAATGCAGTAGGCAACAGTGGCAGATCAAGCCTCTTAGAGACACTAAGCAGAATAAAAAATTGGAGGTCTCTAACACATCGGATTCACTGACTGGACTGACCTCCTCTGCTCCTCTGACTCTCAGCTGAGAGGAGATATCATAACTCTCTAGGAACTCTCAATATTTTGTACAGTTCCATCTTCATGCGTCGTGCCAGCTGCTTTTGGACGAGATTTTTTTCTCAGACTGTTGCAAGATGGGCCGGTAcaaaaaagtctgaaaaactCCTATCTCAATCGATTTAATCCACCGCACAACTGATCTCTATGGCATCAGAGTATGTCACGAATCTCCTTGAAGTCTTCTTTAGACTTCCTGGCGCAGGCTCTCGCTTGGTAGCAAAAAACCTCGAATGTTTTCGATCCTGATATGACATTGGTATACGCGATGATGGAGCTAAGAATCCATTAGTCATTCTTCAAAGTAAAGGCCACATTGCAAGAGGATCTCTGGTTCGTAACGAATGACATCCCCATTCTTAATACGGCATCAGGTTATCTAGGACTTGAGGCTATTTTATTACCTTGCCATCTCTTGGtcaatattttcttcaattAGAAAATTACAATTAAGTCGATCGCTAGAACAAAGGAACATTGGAATATCTCAGACAAGACTTATCTGCTGCAAATGTGACTCAAGTTCAATTCCGCTGCATAATGTTACGAACCATCCCGTCAGCACATTCCGTCGATCACATTCCGGACATTGCTGCCGGGAACTTCCTTTCGCGATCGTGATAAACACATTCCTTTGGTTCGTGTTACACGCAGAACCCGAACCACACAAACTCACTGATTGAAACATAATACGAACATAGctgcagcaaaaacaaagaataaaaaaaaaaccaaacgattTCACACCCAAATGCACTGTGGCGAATGTGACGTGCGGCTAATAACATCTACTTGAATCAAGATCACTCTCCGGCACTAATCCTTTCGCGCGCTCGCACCGGCACCGTGTCCGTGGCCAAAAAGAAATTGAAAgtgaattaataaaaataataaaaccatGCACACCGTTGCCCACATGCGGCCGTATCAAGAAGTGGCCCAGCTTATGTAAGCACTTTCACGCTACGATAAAGCTGACGACGCATGTCCGCCCCGTTACTACTGGGCTGCTGGCGGCTCTTATCGCATCGCGTTTTTCCGAGTGGGCAGAGAAACGAGTTCAGGTATGGAAGAgcttagggggggggggggggggggagagagagagagagcgaggaagGAAAAGGGTCAGCAGAAAGGGTGTCCTGTATCGATCGAACCGATTGATTTCGCTCGCTAGATAAGGATGCTTGCGCGAATTCGAATCGAGGGTGAATGCAAATGCGATCTCCCAACCAAAAACATGTGGCTGTggtggctttttttcttcgtttgaaccggtgtttgttattgtttttgatTAATTGAATGACAGTTCGCTCGTTTCGAGTGCGAGTGTTCACTTTCTCCACGCTCATTAATGCTCATTTCAGGCGAATCGTAGTCGTTCGGGTATGCGTTGTTTTCGTACAGTGTGGTGGCGCTAGGCGTATACAGTTGTTCACAGCCAATCTGGGACATCTTACATTGTTGCTGGTTTAACACATTACAGTCCAATAGGGGAGAAGATTGTACGGATTAGGTTGAGGATCAATCAGATGAAGACTAAGTATCTGTCTGCAGGAGGTTCTTATCGTATAGACCTCGCCTGAAAAGCTAATTATTAGGTTGTTGGCGAAGTTCTCAAGCTAGTGAAGGGCTTCTGCTTCCAAGGTAGGCAGAGGAAATTGGTCTTGTAAGGAATCTTGCCTACTATGAGTTTCATAGACTCCTGAGATTCAAAAAGCTCCAACTACAAACAAAATCACCGTTATATGCTGGATCTATAGTCCTGGACCAGTCTGAAGGTGGACAAATTTAAAATCTTTGAGGCACGGCATGAAGATACTATTCTGCAGGCGTAGAGGATTAAAGCAAGTTCTTTGGTTTTGGACGCATCGACTGAATCCAAAGCTGTCCAATTGTAGACGAGAAGCACTGTATTAACACAGCCTCCATTTCTTTCGCTCGCTTCCAAACAACATCGTGTGTGCTGATGCTTGAAATGATTGACGTGGAGTTGGCGGTGTCTATGTGCCGGTGGGTTAAGCGTTTCGGACGTACTCGtctgtggttgttgtttttgttttatcatcCCATTTCCAGTACACAAACGGCTTAATAAATCTGACGCGTAGTACGATAATGAAACGAGCCGAGAGGAACAATGTCGATCGGGCTTAGAAAGAAAGACATGAAACGAAATTTGAAGAAAGCAGCGTATGCTAATGATCATCACCTTTCGTAGGAAGCATTGCGGCGGCCTCGATCGTTCGGGCACaatgttgagcaaaaaacaaacgccgaCGGATGCGTGTAGGATAATGAGGCTAACTATTTCTCGTTGCGGGTTGCGTTTGCTTGCTTGTCGTTTGGATTGCGCAATTGCGCGCGGTCGGGTGGGTTGGCATATCTCGATCGGTCGAGGCAGGCTAATGAGACGTGGAAGCGGTCTCGTGAGTG encodes the following:
- the LOC118517202 gene encoding coiled-coil domain-containing protein 170-like, which gives rise to MSGKGDDESTGNSDKDWEIFDVLCGEENMPKHHTSHSPVHHHHHPPPSCNDHLAHSIDLATTLRSELAASTYKRDRLMAELSDVKSSLCAKEGECESLRAQSARQTSLIGSLQQRLAAAEQREKTLHSRSETVVHTLHRDKGHLEDKIKDLSGKLHRLQCELTKEEGLRDQARCQLQDLVRRLCLVLGVDVCDGAHLTPECVLAKTGETVSEVQRLRAKLAGTCENLSSTESELLSTKAAASAEKTRLHTQIEGLQSLSQGLEGRCRQAERDLQVTRDRLAECEVNGDKLREELRGFESRCCRLQNSYDRLQTERLQFLRTIATIVGVSEPCENNLRDKIRDLTNHNQALHDQVSQLREQHHQEAAKHREHQESSACRLKSEEQHRMNLEERLEKACHELQHFRSEHTTLSEYLLRLARALCWSECTEPPAPGSDTTILSETLLERAERLANHHENHVHGTCDKNCWEAINHHHHHHHSSHSHSATKLRRERSCTDLPLKESSTLYHMQRKVRVLKEQIQRRDLHLELLRRKIALLEDNARGKATLQTERDEAMHKARKNSKQAERTTQQLAEVKAQLAEVKLQLTEASEYKITALERARKCDELQARLCDLETERERLVGQLAAYKSRARSAVESSHDRRVRDEHAMSHLREELSRVKSQLADTNHRLSQLQVFRTSVAKLLHVSDCADSDILQKLQSVCSSSHAHHHHHHRHHSASNLSRRYDSSSPTGGDTHVSRYDDMLAGVGAGSGGGAGSQSHGCRPLSSSPVHNRRYIDSGFNDHDHHFDDDYDFHKKY